In the Aromatoleum bremense genome, one interval contains:
- a CDS encoding DUF4124 domain-containing protein: protein MRRANLFVISLLVALPAAAEIYQWRDAQGRVHYSDTPPAGENATTLRPAAPPAVQPDAVEQAGKDVSAATEVDRTATEAARPKTLAERELEFRQRRAAAAEARAKAEQERQRSTERQRDCEQARNQLTALESGQRLARFNRDGEREVLDDAGRVDELARTQKFVESACR, encoded by the coding sequence ATGCGCCGCGCCAATCTCTTTGTCATCAGCCTGCTGGTGGCCCTGCCCGCCGCGGCCGAGATCTATCAGTGGCGGGATGCTCAGGGCCGCGTCCACTATTCCGACACGCCGCCCGCAGGCGAAAACGCGACGACACTGCGTCCGGCCGCCCCACCGGCCGTTCAGCCGGATGCCGTCGAACAAGCGGGCAAGGATGTGTCTGCCGCAACCGAAGTCGACCGGACCGCGACCGAAGCGGCAAGACCGAAGACGCTGGCCGAACGGGAACTGGAGTTCCGGCAACGCCGCGCCGCAGCGGCCGAAGCCCGCGCGAAAGCGGAACAGGAACGACAACGATCGACCGAGCGACAGCGCGATTGCGAGCAGGCGCGCAATCAGCTCACCGCGCTCGAATCCGGCCAGCGCCTCGCGCGCTTCAATCGCGACGGCGAACGCGAAGTGCTCGACGACGCCGGCCGCGTCGACGAGCTGGCGCGGACGCAGAAGTTCGTCGAATCAGCCTGCAGGTAA
- the smpB gene encoding SsrA-binding protein SmpB, translating into MSIIDNRKAFHDYFIEEKYEAGLVLEGWEVKAIRAGRANIKEAYVILRGGELFILGMHISALQSASTHVKTDPVRTRKLLMHAKEIAKLIGKVERAGFTLVPLDLHYEKGRIKATIGLAKGKKQYDKRESEKERDWERDKARLMRVKT; encoded by the coding sequence ATGAGCATCATCGACAACCGCAAGGCCTTCCATGACTACTTCATCGAAGAGAAGTACGAGGCCGGGCTCGTCCTGGAAGGGTGGGAGGTCAAGGCGATCCGGGCCGGCCGCGCGAACATCAAGGAGGCGTACGTGATCCTGCGCGGCGGAGAGCTGTTCATCCTCGGCATGCACATCAGTGCGCTGCAAAGCGCCTCGACTCACGTCAAGACAGACCCGGTGCGCACACGCAAGCTGCTGATGCACGCGAAGGAGATCGCGAAGCTGATCGGCAAGGTCGAGCGCGCCGGCTTCACGCTGGTGCCGCTCGACCTGCACTATGAGAAGGGTCGCATCAAGGCGACGATCGGGCTGGCGAAAGGCAAGAAGCAATACGACAAGCGCGAATCCGAGAAGGAACGCGACTGGGAGCGCGACAAGGCGCGCCTGATGCGCGTGAAGACTTGA
- a CDS encoding protein adenylyltransferase SelO: MKNLVFDNRFVHELPGDPNPSPGVRQVHGACYSRVMPTPVSAPHLIAWSPEVAALLGFDESDVRSPEFAAVFAGNALMPGMEPYAACYGGHQFGNWAGQLGDGRAITLGETVTTRGDGHTGRWELQLKGAGPTPYSRHADGRAVLRSSIREFLCSEAMHHLGVPTTRALCLVGTGEKVVRDMFYDGRPKAEPGAVVCRVAPSFIRFGNFEIFTSRGDEALLTRLVDFTIARDFPELAGEPAARRAEWFRTVCERTARMIVQWMRVGFVHGVMNTDNMSILGVTIDYGPYGWIDNFDPGWTPNTTDAGGRRYRFGNQPHIAHWNLLQLANALYPVFGAVEPLHNGLDLYAQVFDEENRRMLAAKLGFEALGDEDVALVDTLHGLLTRAEVDMTMFFRGLASLDLEAPSIDPVREAFYSAEKAAAAEAEMNSWLAAYARRAKHDRTPADQRRARMNAANPRFVLRNYLAQEAIDAAEQGNYALISELLDVMRHPYDEQPGRERFAARRPDWARNRAGCSMLSCSS, encoded by the coding sequence ATGAAAAATCTCGTCTTCGACAACCGTTTCGTCCACGAACTGCCCGGTGATCCGAACCCGTCGCCGGGCGTGCGCCAGGTCCACGGCGCCTGCTACTCGCGCGTGATGCCGACGCCGGTCAGCGCGCCGCATCTGATCGCATGGTCGCCCGAAGTCGCGGCGCTGCTGGGGTTCGACGAGTCGGACGTGCGCTCGCCCGAATTCGCCGCGGTCTTTGCCGGCAACGCGCTGATGCCCGGAATGGAGCCGTATGCCGCCTGTTATGGCGGCCACCAGTTCGGCAACTGGGCGGGCCAGCTTGGCGACGGCCGCGCGATCACGCTCGGTGAAACGGTCACTACGCGGGGCGACGGACACACCGGGCGCTGGGAGCTGCAGCTCAAGGGTGCCGGCCCCACGCCGTATTCGCGCCACGCCGACGGCCGCGCGGTGCTGCGCTCGTCGATCCGCGAATTCCTCTGCAGCGAAGCGATGCACCACCTGGGCGTGCCGACGACGCGCGCGCTGTGCCTCGTCGGCACCGGCGAAAAAGTCGTCCGGGACATGTTCTATGACGGCCGGCCGAAAGCTGAGCCGGGAGCGGTCGTGTGCCGCGTCGCGCCGTCCTTCATCCGCTTCGGCAATTTCGAGATCTTCACGTCGCGCGGCGACGAGGCGCTGCTGACGCGCCTCGTCGATTTCACGATCGCGCGCGACTTTCCCGAGCTCGCCGGCGAACCGGCGGCGCGTCGTGCCGAGTGGTTCCGCACGGTGTGCGAACGCACGGCGCGAATGATCGTCCAGTGGATGCGCGTCGGTTTCGTGCACGGCGTGATGAACACCGACAACATGTCGATCCTCGGCGTGACGATCGATTACGGCCCGTACGGCTGGATCGACAATTTCGATCCGGGCTGGACACCGAACACGACCGATGCCGGCGGTCGGCGCTACCGTTTCGGCAACCAGCCGCACATCGCGCACTGGAACCTGCTCCAGCTGGCGAATGCGCTGTATCCCGTGTTCGGCGCCGTCGAACCGCTGCACAACGGACTGGACCTCTACGCGCAGGTCTTCGACGAAGAAAACCGCCGCATGCTGGCCGCGAAGCTCGGCTTCGAGGCGCTCGGCGACGAGGATGTGGCGCTCGTCGATACGCTGCACGGCCTGCTGACGCGGGCCGAGGTCGACATGACGATGTTCTTCCGCGGCCTCGCGTCGCTCGACCTCGAGGCGCCATCGATCGATCCGGTGCGGGAGGCGTTCTATTCGGCCGAGAAAGCCGCCGCCGCCGAAGCTGAAATGAACAGCTGGCTCGCTGCGTACGCGAGGCGGGCGAAGCACGACCGAACGCCTGCCGATCAGCGCCGCGCACGGATGAACGCGGCCAATCCGCGTTTTGTACTGCGAAATTACCTTGCGCAGGAAGCCATCGATGCAGCCGAACAGGGGAACTATGCGTTGATTTCCGAGCTGCTCGACGTCATGCGCCACCCGTACGATGAGCAGCCGGGGCGCGAGCGCTTCGCCGCCAGGCGTCCGGACTGGGCGCGCAACCGCGCCGGCTGTTCGATGCTGTCGTGTAGCTCATGA
- a CDS encoding RnfH family protein, with protein sequence MADLINVEVTYALPQVQELLKVRVPEGATVRDAIEASGILAKHPEIDLDGPNKVGVYAKLTRLDTPLRDRDRVEIYRPLIADPKAVRKKRAEEGKVMKKGGGPAGEE encoded by the coding sequence ATGGCCGATCTGATCAATGTCGAAGTCACCTATGCGTTGCCGCAGGTGCAGGAATTACTGAAAGTGCGCGTGCCGGAAGGTGCGACCGTGCGCGATGCGATCGAAGCGTCGGGGATTCTTGCCAAGCATCCGGAAATCGACCTCGACGGGCCGAACAAGGTGGGCGTCTATGCCAAGCTGACCCGGCTCGACACCCCGTTGCGCGACCGCGACCGCGTCGAAATCTACCGTCCGCTGATCGCCGACCCGAAGGCAGTGCGCAAGAAGCGCGCCGAGGAAGGCAAGGTCATGAAAAAAGGCGGCGGGCCGGCAGGCGAGGAGTAA
- a CDS encoding type II toxin-antitoxin system RatA family toxin — MADVKKLVLVEFTPAQMFELVDRCEDYPQFLPWCGGTEVHARTEKVTVATLHINYHGLKAHFSTQNEKLAPVKMLIRLRDGPFKHLDGNWHFTPLGESACKVEFNLHYEFSNRLLEKALGPVFNHIANTFVDSFVKRAHQVYPKS, encoded by the coding sequence ATGGCTGACGTCAAGAAGCTGGTCCTGGTCGAGTTCACCCCCGCGCAGATGTTCGAACTCGTCGACCGCTGCGAGGATTACCCGCAATTCCTGCCGTGGTGTGGCGGCACGGAGGTGCATGCGCGCACCGAAAAAGTTACCGTCGCGACGCTGCATATCAACTATCACGGGCTCAAGGCGCATTTCAGCACGCAGAACGAAAAGCTCGCGCCGGTGAAAATGCTGATCCGGCTCAGGGACGGTCCGTTCAAGCATCTCGACGGCAACTGGCATTTCACGCCGCTGGGCGAGAGCGCGTGCAAGGTCGAGTTCAATCTGCACTACGAATTTTCGAACCGGCTGCTGGAAAAGGCGCTCGGGCCGGTGTTCAATCACATCGCGAACACTTTCGTCGATTCGTTCGTGAAACGGGCGCACCAAGTCTATCCAAAGAGCTGA
- the guaB gene encoding IMP dehydrogenase: MRVIQKALTFDDVLLVPAHSTVLPRDVSLKAQLTRNIRINIPLVSAAMDTVTESRLAIALAQEGGIGILHKNLAVKQQAAMVAKVKRFESGVLKDPITIPPTMSVRDVMALTRLHKFSGLPVVEGRRVVGIVTNRDVRFETNLDQPVSAIMTPFERLVTVKEGDSLEEARRLMHKHRLERVLVLNDAAELRGLITVKDMMKSTEHPLAAKDDLGRLRVGAALGVGAGTEERAEALVEAGVDVVVVDTAHGHSQGVLDRVRWVKKNFPDVEVIGGNIATAAAAKALVDCGADAVKVGIGPGSICTTRIVAGVGVPQVTAIDNVAAALAGTGVPLIADGGIRYSGDISKAIAAGANVVMLGGLFAGTEEAPGETVLYQGRSYKSYRGMGSLGAMQQGAADRYFQESDGNADKLVPEGIEGRVPYKGPVTAVIHQLIGGLRASMGYLGCDSIAAMHERAQFVEITSAGVRESHVHDVQITKEAPNYHVD; encoded by the coding sequence ATGCGAGTGATTCAGAAGGCGCTGACGTTCGACGACGTCCTTCTCGTACCCGCCCACTCGACCGTTCTGCCGCGCGATGTCAGCCTCAAGGCGCAACTGACGCGGAACATCCGGATCAACATTCCCCTCGTTTCGGCCGCCATGGATACGGTGACCGAATCCCGCCTCGCGATCGCGCTGGCGCAGGAAGGCGGCATCGGCATCCTGCACAAGAATCTCGCCGTGAAGCAGCAGGCCGCGATGGTCGCGAAGGTGAAGCGTTTCGAGTCCGGCGTGCTGAAGGACCCGATCACGATTCCGCCGACGATGAGCGTGCGCGACGTGATGGCGCTGACCCGTCTGCACAAGTTCTCCGGCCTGCCGGTCGTCGAAGGCAGGCGTGTCGTCGGCATCGTGACGAACCGCGACGTGCGCTTCGAGACCAATCTCGACCAGCCGGTGTCGGCGATCATGACGCCGTTCGAGCGCCTCGTCACCGTCAAGGAGGGCGACAGCCTCGAGGAAGCGCGCCGCCTGATGCACAAGCACCGCCTTGAGCGCGTGCTGGTGCTCAACGACGCGGCCGAGCTGCGCGGGCTCATCACCGTCAAGGACATGATGAAGTCGACCGAACATCCGCTGGCGGCGAAAGACGATCTCGGTCGCCTGCGCGTCGGCGCGGCGCTCGGCGTCGGCGCCGGCACCGAGGAGCGGGCCGAAGCACTCGTCGAGGCCGGCGTCGACGTCGTCGTCGTCGATACCGCTCACGGCCACTCGCAGGGCGTGCTCGATCGCGTGCGCTGGGTCAAGAAGAATTTCCCCGACGTTGAAGTCATCGGCGGCAACATCGCGACCGCCGCGGCGGCGAAGGCGCTCGTCGATTGCGGTGCCGATGCGGTCAAGGTCGGCATCGGCCCCGGCTCGATCTGCACGACGCGCATCGTCGCCGGCGTCGGCGTGCCGCAGGTCACCGCGATCGACAACGTCGCGGCGGCGCTCGCCGGCACGGGCGTTCCGCTGATCGCCGACGGCGGCATCCGCTATTCAGGTGACATCTCGAAGGCGATCGCCGCCGGGGCCAACGTCGTGATGCTCGGCGGCCTGTTCGCCGGCACCGAAGAGGCGCCCGGCGAGACGGTGCTGTACCAGGGCCGTTCATACAAGTCGTACCGCGGCATGGGTTCGCTCGGCGCGATGCAGCAGGGGGCGGCCGACCGCTATTTCCAGGAGTCCGACGGCAACGCCGACAAGCTCGTGCCCGAAGGCATCGAAGGTCGCGTGCCGTACAAGGGCCCGGTCACCGCGGTGATCCACCAGCTGATCGGCGGGCTGCGCGCGTCGATGGGCTACCTCGGCTGCGACAGCATCGCCGCGATGCACGAGCGGGCGCAATTCGTCGAGATCACCTCCGCCGGCGTTCGCGAATCGCATGTGCACGACGTGCAGATCACGAAGGAAGCGCCGAACTACCACGTCGATTGA